A part of Paenibacillus donghaensis genomic DNA contains:
- the ispG gene encoding flavodoxin-dependent (E)-4-hydroxy-3-methylbut-2-enyl-diphosphate synthase: MFLRHQTRPVNVGGLIIGGNNEVAIQSMCTTKTADVEATVAEILRLEEAGCQLVRVTVNNEEAAAAIKEIKKQIHIPLVADIHFNYKLALMAIENGIDKVRINPGNIGRREKVEAVVKACKEKGIPIRIGVNAGSLENHLLEKYGYPTPEAMVESALYHIGILEELDFHDIIVSLKASDVPMAIEAYRKAAEVIPYPLHLGITESGTLFAGTVKSSAGIGALLSMGIGSTLRISLSADPVEEVKVARELLKTFGLISNAATLISCPTCGRLDIDLFSIANEVEEYISKLKVPIKVSVLGCAVNGPGEAREADIGIAGARGEGLLFRYGKMIRKVPEAELVNELKKEIDAIVVAYEATGEIPGRSHANLAPPVQVGTPDNV, from the coding sequence ATGTTCTTGAGACACCAGACCCGACCGGTTAATGTAGGCGGGCTCATTATTGGGGGAAACAACGAGGTTGCGATCCAAAGCATGTGCACAACCAAAACCGCTGATGTTGAGGCCACGGTCGCTGAAATTCTCCGGCTGGAGGAAGCGGGCTGTCAACTGGTCCGTGTAACGGTCAACAATGAAGAAGCAGCGGCTGCGATTAAGGAAATCAAGAAACAGATTCATATCCCGCTTGTAGCGGATATTCATTTCAACTATAAGCTGGCGCTGATGGCTATTGAGAACGGCATTGACAAGGTGCGGATCAATCCCGGCAATATCGGCCGCCGTGAGAAGGTAGAGGCTGTTGTCAAGGCCTGTAAGGAGAAAGGGATTCCGATCCGAATCGGCGTAAATGCCGGGTCTTTGGAGAATCACCTGCTGGAGAAATACGGCTACCCGACCCCGGAAGCAATGGTCGAAAGTGCGCTGTATCATATCGGTATCCTGGAGGAGCTGGATTTCCACGATATTATCGTATCGTTGAAGGCCTCTGATGTGCCGATGGCGATCGAAGCGTACCGTAAGGCTGCTGAGGTTATTCCTTACCCGCTGCATCTGGGCATTACGGAATCCGGCACGCTGTTCGCCGGTACCGTCAAGAGCTCGGCGGGCATCGGTGCCCTGCTGTCGATGGGCATCGGCAGCACACTGCGGATCTCGCTGAGCGCCGATCCGGTAGAAGAAGTGAAGGTAGCCCGCGAGCTGCTGAAGACCTTCGGTCTGATCTCCAACGCGGCTACCCTGATCTCCTGCCCGACCTGCGGACGGCTGGACATTGATCTGTTCTCCATTGCCAACGAGGTGGAGGAATACATCTCGAAGCTGAAGGTGCCGATCAAGGTCTCCGTGCTCGGCTGTGCCGTGAACGGTCCCGGCGAGGCGCGTGAGGCAGACATTGGTATTGCCGGTGCGCGAGGCGAAGGCCTGTTGTTCCGCTACGGCAAGATGATCCGCAAGGTGCCTGAAGCGGAACTGGTCAATGAGCTGAAGAAGGAGATCGACGCCATCGTGGTCGCCTACGAGGCGACCGGCGAGATCCCCGGCCGCAGCCATGCCAACCTGGCCCCGCCGGTGCAGGTGGGCACGCCGGATAACGTTTAA